Proteins encoded together in one Triticum dicoccoides isolate Atlit2015 ecotype Zavitan chromosome 7B, WEW_v2.0, whole genome shotgun sequence window:
- the LOC119337309 gene encoding transmembrane protein 230-like yields MAARHNIPYSVLPTEDRDEDNIDRRFTYTPKSLRRIPWKSIALALFLLFLGSSLLFLSYFIFTGHMEGDSTQVYGLLFLGILAFLPGFYETRVAYYSWRGAPGYTFASIPDY; encoded by the exons ATGGCGGCCAGACACAACATTCCTTATTCTGTTCTTCCTACGGAGGACAGGGATGAGGACAATATTGACCGTCGGTTCACATACACCCCAAAATCCTTGAGGAGGATCCCGTGGAAGTCGATTGCCCTAGCattattcctcctcttcctgggaaGCTCTCTTCTGTTCCTTTCGTATTTTATATTCACAGGTCACATGGAGGGTGATAGCACTCAGGTGTATGGTCTATTGTTCCTGGGTATCCTTGCCTTTCTTCCTG GATTTTATGAGACCCGAGTTGCATACTATTCATGGAGAGGAGCGCCAGGGTATACCTTTGCGTCCATTCCAGATTATTAG
- the LOC119337308 gene encoding tryptophan synthase beta chain 2-like isoform X2, which produces MATALRPPRLPVPEQASSLHRLPKYRVAVTGRRSFAARAGSYPGNVGVPKQWYNLIADLPVKPPPMLHPGTHQPLNPSDLAPLFPDELIRQELTEERFIDIPDEVRDVYELWRPTPLIRAKRLEKLLGTPAKIYYKYEGTSPAGSHKGNTAVPQAWYNAAAGVKNVVTETGAGQWGSALSFASTLFGLNCEVWQVRASYDQKPYRRLMMETWGAKVHPSPSDVTEAGRKLLAADPASPGSLGMAISEAVEVAATNADTKYCLGSVLNHVLLHQTVIGEECLEQLAAIGDTPDVVIGCTGGGSNFGGLAFPFMREKLAGRMSPQFKAVEPAACPTLTKGVYAYDYGDTAGLTPLMKMHTLGHDFVPDPIHAGGLRYHGMAPLISHVYELGFMEAMSIQQTECFEAALQFARTEGIIPAPEPTHAIAAAIREALECKRTGEEKVILIAMCGHGHFDLAAYDRYLRGDMIDLSHSSEKLKESLGAIPKV; this is translated from the exons ATGGCCACCGCCCTCCGCCCTCCCCGGCTCCCAG TTCCAGAGCAAGCCTCTTCACTTCATCGCCTACCAAAGTACAGAGTTGCCGTCACTGGGCGTAGGAGCTTCGCCGCCAGGGCCGGCTCGTATCCAGGCAACGTGGGCGTCCCGAAGCAATGGTACAACCTCATCGCCGACCTGCCGGTGAAGCCGCCGCCGATGCTGCACCCGGGGACGCACCAGCCGCTGAACCCCAGCGACCTGGCCCCTCTCTTCCCCGACGAGCTCATCAGGCAGGAGCTCACGGAGGAGCGCTTCATCGACATACCCGACGAGGTCCGGGATGTCTACGAGCTCTGGCGCCCGACGCCACTGATCAG GGCCAAGAGGCTGGAGAAGCTGCTCGGCACGCCGGCGAAGATCTACTACAAGTACGAGGGCACTAGCCCGGCGGGGTCGCACAAGGGCAACACCGCCGTGCCGCAGGCGTGGTACAACGCCGCGGCGGGGGTCAAGAACGTGGTCACCGAGACCGGCGCCGGCCAGTGGGGCAGCGCGCTCTCCTTCGCCAGCACCCTCTTCGGCCTCAACTGCGAGGTGTGGCAGGTGCGCGCGTCCTACGACCAGAAGCCGTACCGGAGGCTGATGATGGAGACGTGGGGCGCCAAGGTGCACCCGTCGCCGTCCGACGTGACGGAGGCCGGCAGGAAGCTCCTGGCGGCGGACCCGGCCAGCCCGGGGAGCCTCGGGATGGCCATCTCCGAGGCGGTGGAGGTCGCGGCCACCAACGCCGACACCAAGTACTGCCTCGGCAGCGTGCTCAACCACGTCCTGCTGCACCAGACCGTCATCGGCGAGGAGTGCCTGGAGCAGCTGGCGGCCATCGGCGACACCCCGGACGTCGTCATCGGCTGCACCGGCGGCGGCTCCAACTTCGGCGGGCTCGCCTTCCCCTTCATGCGCGAGAAGCTGGCCGGCAGGATGAGCCCGCAGTTCAAGGCCGTGGAGCCCGCGGCGTGCCCCACGCTCACCAAGGGCGTCTACGCCTACGACTACGGCGACACGGCCGGGCTGACGCCGCTCATGAAGATGCACACCCTCGGCCACGACTTTGTCCCCGATCCCATCCATGCAG GTGGGCTTCGCTACCATGGAATGGCGCCTCTGATTTCCCATGTGTATGAGCTCGGGTTCATGGAGGCCATGTCCATACAGCAAACTGAGTGCTTCGAAG CTGCATTGCAATTTGCACGGACGGAGGGCATCATCCCAGCGCCGGAGCCGACGCACGCGATCGCGGCGGCGATCAGGGAAGCGCTGGAGTGCAAGAGGACCGGGGAGGAGAAGGTCATCCTCATCGCCATGTGCGGCCACGGCCACTTCGACCTCGCCGCCTACGACCGGTACCTGAGAGGCGACATGATTGATCTCTCGCACTCCTCCGAGAAGCTCAAGGAGTCTCTGGGTGCCATTCCCAAAGTCTGA
- the LOC119337308 gene encoding tryptophan synthase beta chain 2-like isoform X1: MATALRPPRLPAVPEQASSLHRLPKYRVAVTGRRSFAARAGSYPGNVGVPKQWYNLIADLPVKPPPMLHPGTHQPLNPSDLAPLFPDELIRQELTEERFIDIPDEVRDVYELWRPTPLIRAKRLEKLLGTPAKIYYKYEGTSPAGSHKGNTAVPQAWYNAAAGVKNVVTETGAGQWGSALSFASTLFGLNCEVWQVRASYDQKPYRRLMMETWGAKVHPSPSDVTEAGRKLLAADPASPGSLGMAISEAVEVAATNADTKYCLGSVLNHVLLHQTVIGEECLEQLAAIGDTPDVVIGCTGGGSNFGGLAFPFMREKLAGRMSPQFKAVEPAACPTLTKGVYAYDYGDTAGLTPLMKMHTLGHDFVPDPIHAGGLRYHGMAPLISHVYELGFMEAMSIQQTECFEAALQFARTEGIIPAPEPTHAIAAAIREALECKRTGEEKVILIAMCGHGHFDLAAYDRYLRGDMIDLSHSSEKLKESLGAIPKV, translated from the exons ATGGCCACCGCCCTCCGCCCTCCCCGGCTCCCAG CAGTTCCAGAGCAAGCCTCTTCACTTCATCGCCTACCAAAGTACAGAGTTGCCGTCACTGGGCGTAGGAGCTTCGCCGCCAGGGCCGGCTCGTATCCAGGCAACGTGGGCGTCCCGAAGCAATGGTACAACCTCATCGCCGACCTGCCGGTGAAGCCGCCGCCGATGCTGCACCCGGGGACGCACCAGCCGCTGAACCCCAGCGACCTGGCCCCTCTCTTCCCCGACGAGCTCATCAGGCAGGAGCTCACGGAGGAGCGCTTCATCGACATACCCGACGAGGTCCGGGATGTCTACGAGCTCTGGCGCCCGACGCCACTGATCAG GGCCAAGAGGCTGGAGAAGCTGCTCGGCACGCCGGCGAAGATCTACTACAAGTACGAGGGCACTAGCCCGGCGGGGTCGCACAAGGGCAACACCGCCGTGCCGCAGGCGTGGTACAACGCCGCGGCGGGGGTCAAGAACGTGGTCACCGAGACCGGCGCCGGCCAGTGGGGCAGCGCGCTCTCCTTCGCCAGCACCCTCTTCGGCCTCAACTGCGAGGTGTGGCAGGTGCGCGCGTCCTACGACCAGAAGCCGTACCGGAGGCTGATGATGGAGACGTGGGGCGCCAAGGTGCACCCGTCGCCGTCCGACGTGACGGAGGCCGGCAGGAAGCTCCTGGCGGCGGACCCGGCCAGCCCGGGGAGCCTCGGGATGGCCATCTCCGAGGCGGTGGAGGTCGCGGCCACCAACGCCGACACCAAGTACTGCCTCGGCAGCGTGCTCAACCACGTCCTGCTGCACCAGACCGTCATCGGCGAGGAGTGCCTGGAGCAGCTGGCGGCCATCGGCGACACCCCGGACGTCGTCATCGGCTGCACCGGCGGCGGCTCCAACTTCGGCGGGCTCGCCTTCCCCTTCATGCGCGAGAAGCTGGCCGGCAGGATGAGCCCGCAGTTCAAGGCCGTGGAGCCCGCGGCGTGCCCCACGCTCACCAAGGGCGTCTACGCCTACGACTACGGCGACACGGCCGGGCTGACGCCGCTCATGAAGATGCACACCCTCGGCCACGACTTTGTCCCCGATCCCATCCATGCAG GTGGGCTTCGCTACCATGGAATGGCGCCTCTGATTTCCCATGTGTATGAGCTCGGGTTCATGGAGGCCATGTCCATACAGCAAACTGAGTGCTTCGAAG CTGCATTGCAATTTGCACGGACGGAGGGCATCATCCCAGCGCCGGAGCCGACGCACGCGATCGCGGCGGCGATCAGGGAAGCGCTGGAGTGCAAGAGGACCGGGGAGGAGAAGGTCATCCTCATCGCCATGTGCGGCCACGGCCACTTCGACCTCGCCGCCTACGACCGGTACCTGAGAGGCGACATGATTGATCTCTCGCACTCCTCCGAGAAGCTCAAGGAGTCTCTGGGTGCCATTCCCAAAGTCTGA
- the LOC119337426 gene encoding protein RDM1-like isoform X2, translating to MKRAAPSEEPVELSSGDDLSSDSDDEAGNGKGENSFRLPMSSKSTAPAKGALIRRAEMYQEYMKHIPIPDHCSSLIPSTSWLGLGRSVKQLYEQPLHYLTNILLRQWDQQRVGNDNEHQPLDAIIHPMKAQALIWATEEVHRLTTSSDHLEKLWAKDPMYHAYIDPVFPPLKLH from the exons ATGAAGAGGGCCGCGCCGTCGGAGGAGCCGGTGGAGCTCTCTTCCGGCGACGACCTGAGCTCGGATTCCGACGATGAGGCCGGGAACGGGAAAGGCGAGAACTCCTTCCGGCTGCCCATGTCCTCCAAATCTACAGCTCCAGCAAAAG GTGCATTGATCAGGAGGGCTGAAATGTATCAAGAGTACATGAAGCACATCCCAATTCCTGATCACTGCAGCTCCTTGATCCCATCCACATCATGGCTGGGACTCGGAAGATCGGTGAAGCAGTTGTACGAGCAACCCTTGCATTACCTCACCAACATCCTCTTGAGACAGTGGGATCAACAGAGGGTTGGGAACGATAATGAGCACCAGCCTCTGGATGCTATCATTCACCCTATGAAAGCTCAAGCCCTCATTTGGGCCACCGAAGAAGTCCATAGGCTGACCACCTCTAGCGACCACTTAGAGAAGCTCTGGGCGAAAGACCCCATGTATCATGCTTACATAGATCCAGTGTTCCCTCCCCTAAAGTTGCATTAG
- the LOC119337426 gene encoding UPF0690 protein C1orf52 homolog isoform X1, translating to MKRAAPSEEPVELSSGDDLSSDSDDEAGNGKGENSFRLPMSSKSTAPAKASMLKKKKPGGVDFSALSRHGYRGGPSILTVAPPKVEPNWTWSTGKDRNEKEVLTESFEERERTRAAVTEGEKLIGVMNPQPRQTEKEKDAASFSQKEKRKRDRGQASRGKNYVEEEKRLLRGSGVYSGFDT from the exons ATGAAGAGGGCCGCGCCGTCGGAGGAGCCGGTGGAGCTCTCTTCCGGCGACGACCTGAGCTCGGATTCCGACGATGAGGCCGGGAACGGGAAAGGCGAGAACTCCTTCCGGCTGCCCATGTCCTCCAAATCTACAGCTCCAGCAAAAG CATCTATGTTGAAGAAGAAGAAACCTGGTGGTGTGGATTTCAGTGCTTTGAGCCGGCACGGGTATCGTGGCGGACCATCTATACTGACAGTTGCTCCTCCGAAGGTTGAACCTAACTGGACTTGGTCCACTGGGAAAGATCGCAATGAGAAGGAAGTTCTAACCGAGTCTTTTGAAGAGCGGGAACGCACAAGGGCTGCAGTAACTGAAGGAGAGAAGCTTATCGGTGTGATGAACCCCCAGCCAaggcagaccgagaaagagaaggaTGCTGCTTCATTCTCACAGAAGGAGAAGCGGAAGAGAGACCGCGGACAGGCCAGCAGGGGTAAGAACTACGTCGAGGAGGAGAAGCGGCTCCTGAGGGGGAGTGGTGTCTACTCTGGCTTCGATACTTGA